The following proteins are co-located in the Chaetodon trifascialis isolate fChaTrf1 chromosome 14, fChaTrf1.hap1, whole genome shotgun sequence genome:
- the ghsra gene encoding growth hormone secretagogue receptor a, translated as MPSGPNLSECLSHNCSWEETHNATRNADLGPPPLNYYSIPLLTAITIACTLLFLVGVAGNVMTILVVSKYRDMRTTTNLYLCSMAVSDLLIFLCMPLDLYRMWRYRPWRFGDALCKLFQFVSESCTYSTILSITALSVERYLAICFPLRAKALVTKRRVRALILLLWTVSLLSAGPVFVMVGVEHDSMWPTNHSSGMNDTGFSLEAVDTRECKITNYAVESGLMGAMVWLSSVFFFMPVFCLTVLYSLIGRRLWQRHRETNINSRVAHRDKSNRQTIKMLVVVVLAFVLCWLPFHVGRYVQFRSLDAPSPLLSLLSEYCSLVSVVLFYLSAAINPILYNTMSWKYRGAAARLFGLTDSQPPRGRTASTMKGDGSNGWTESTVSF; from the exons ATGCCCTCTGGGCCCAATCTCTCGGAGTGCCTCTCCCATAActgcagctgggaggagacccaCAACGCCACAAGGAACGCTGACCTTGGCCCGCCTCCTCTCAATTACTACTCAATCCCTCTGCTCACAGCCATCACCATCGCCTGTACGCTGCTGTTTCTGGTCGGGGTGGCCGGGAATGTCATGACCATTTTGGTGGTCAGTAAATACCGGGACATGCGCACTACCACCAACCTGTACCTGTGTAGCATGGCCGTATCCGACctgctcatcttcctctgtATGCCGCTGGACCTCTACCGTATGTGGAGGTACAGGCCCTGGCGGTTTGGGGACGCGCTCTGCAAGCTCTTTCAGTTCGTGTCAGAGTCGTGCACCTACTCCACCATCCTGAGCATCACCGCGCTGTCAGTGGAGCGATACCTGGCCATCTGTTTCCCGCTGCGCGCCAAGGCTTTGGTGACCAAAAGGCGGGTCCGTGCCCTCATTCTTCTACTCTGGACTGTGTCTCTATTGAGCGCCGGACCCGTGTTTGTCATGGTTGGAGTGGAGCATGACAGCATGTGGCCGACAAATCACAGTTCGGGAATGAATGATACTGGCTTCTCCCTGGAGGCCGTGGACACCCGGGAGTGTAAGATAACCAACTACGCAGTGGAGTCAGGCCTGATGGGGGCCATGGTGTGGTTGAGCtccgtcttcttcttcatgcCGGTGTTCTGTCTCACAGTGCTCTACAGCCTCATAGGCCGTCGGCtgtggcagagacacagagagacaaacataaATTCTCGTGTGGCTCACCGGGACAAAAGCAACAGACAGACCATCAAGATGTTGG tggtggtggtgctggccTTCGTCCTGTGCTGGCTGCCGTTCCACGTGGGTCGCTACGTGCAGTTCCGCTCTCTGGACGCTCCGTCCCCgctgctgtctctgttgtcCGAGTACTGCAGTTTGGTGTCCGTGGTTCTCTTTTACCTGAGCGCCGCCATCAACCCCATCCTCTATAACACCATGTCCTGGAAATACCGCGGCGCAGCGGCGCGCCTCTTCGGCCTGACCGACAGCCAGCCGCCTCGAGGCCGCACAGCCAGCACGATGAAGGGGGACGGCTCGAACGGCTGGACGGAATCCACTGTCAGCTTCTAA